The following DNA comes from Musa acuminata AAA Group cultivar baxijiao chromosome BXJ1-4, Cavendish_Baxijiao_AAA, whole genome shotgun sequence.
AGATGGAGACTGTTTTGGGATAGGCCTGTAGTTTGCAGAACTCAGGAGCTGCATCAACTTAGCTGATCCTTGATGTTTGGAGTGAAGGGAGCTCTCAATCTTTCCACTCCCACTTTCTCGTTCTTTTGGTATGAGAGAGTAAATTTTTTTGTGTGGTTAGTTTAAGAATCtgtatccttttcttttctttatccaAGGTCTTTCTTCATGATCCTACCTTCCATTTTAGGTTCATCAAGCTGATAGAATTAAATACCTCATTGGAttatatcttaaaatttttaCCTTAATAATTACAAAATATTAAGCTGGATTCTCAATTTTTCTTGATCGGACGGGCTAACCGAGGTGTGATATGAAGGGTAGTCGATGAGATCGCACCCAACCATATGAGTTATATAAGTTGGATTATATAGATTTACGTAAATTGAATCATAGCATTGAGTGGTATTAGTCGAGTTAAACCAGACCCAAGTTGGAGTTGATCCGCTCTAGTCAATTGATTCAACGGAGTCGAATCTATTTTAGATTGGACTCGAGCAAGAGTTGGATTGGACATCATGACATTATCAAATAGGGATTATTAATGTTATTGTCATGattcaaataattaaattaatattagttgataatctaaaataatatattaagatgtcgatattattaaaataattaattagtttTGCTAATCTTTTTGTCATGATACAAAATTCAAAGCAATTAATTGAATCTAAAATATGCATCATACCATTTGGTTACATTGAAAATACATAATTGATCAAAATCAACAATTGATAGAATACTAAATAATTAAaacatcaattaaatattttaaaaattaaaataagaaaagaaaaaacttaTTATTTTCCTAGAATGATGACCACTACCGATCCTTCATCACGAGCGATCACCTTTCATCATGAGCGATCATCTCTCACACCAATATAGATGAAAAGGAAAGAGTCCTTACGAGTTTATATAAGCGATGAGAAATTTTTAAcgagatataaaaatataaatttatatttattttgtctttattaaaaaataataaagttaTTTTTTATATGTGTGTTCAAGATTAAAAAAATGTTTTAATGGATGAAATAAAATCCCTTGTAAGGGTAATAATATTAGACAGTATATAATAGCATCTtagttaagaaacaaaaattaagatgcttatatttcttcctctttaaaGATTTGGTCTCTAAATTAAGGAAAGAGATCTGAGTACCTTTTTTTCCCTTAAAGATTTCCTCCTCAAATTTGATTTATCCTAAAGAAAGATTTCCCCTTAACGATTTAGTTTTTAATACCTTAAAAAAAGAGATATTGATACTTCTTTTTAAAATAATCTTTCATGGACTTTCACTAAAGGTATTAAATACTATTTTCTTTCTTAGATTTGAATCGATTGCTCCAAATAGATAGCATCATCTCGCAACTAGAGAAGTTGATATTAGAGGGCACGGAACATCTACTTTTGGAGTATtgacacattaaacataaagATTAAATCTTTTGTAACATTTTAAAAGCACCTATACAATGCATGTGTACAAGCTAAATTTTGTTTTTGCTAGAATCTCATGACACATCTTGTAGGTGATATACCTTCACGATGATATGAACCCTAACTTCAAATTatagatttttatcttttttacttATATGACCTTTTAATAGTTGATTATATATTGTTGACAATACCCTATGGTCCTTGAGACAATATTAACTTGTTGCTAAATTAAGTGGGATATGAGAAATTCTCATTCTTTAATATTACCTATGTTTCCTCTCATAAGTTCTTTTGGCAAACTAATATTTTGAGATGGCTTCATGTCTTATTaccaataaatcataatatattttagtaCTTTTTATATAGTATAATATGTCTTATTCTATAGTCTTACTCTAATTATTGTTTATAAAAATATAGGATGAGTGTATAGAACATATAATCAATGGTTGAGTCCAATTGAATCATCCTTTGGTTGTCGAAATTTTAATCTTAAACCTTAAGTTGATGGTTGTCGAAATGTATGactttctttatttctttgcATAGAAAAGATTGCACCCTTAAATAAGCAAGAAGTCCATGATGTGTCTTACTCAACAGTTTCTATCAACATTTGAAGCCCTCTAAATACTTAAATAGACTCTTTATATACACAAAGTACATAAGGACATTTGTATCTCTTGCTTAGCATAAAGACTATGCTGGCTTTCTTAAGAAGGTGATAATTAATATTGAAATCATATTCTTTTACAAAATCCAATTATTATCATTGTCTTGTATTTAATTCTTTTTGTATAAAGATTTACCCAATGTTTCTATTATCTATAAGTATTTCAAAAGTCTAACTATGTAAATAGTGCCTCTAAATCTTTTAAGACAAAAAATTATAGAAGCCAACTCTGTATTAAAACACAAATACATCCTTAGCACAATTATTTGGATAGTCAATAACATTTGTGTTTAACACCATTATTTGGGACTTATCAAATTGATTCCAAAGGTAGGCAAAGTAGATTTACACCATGGATGCTATTGTCTCCTTGTTAATTAACTTCATTCTAACCATATCTATCAACACCATGGATTTATCAGGTACATTATTTTCATCAAGCTTCATAATTATTGAATTGAACATAACAAGTTGAACCATTTTAAAACATGTCAGCTAgttagaaaataaaatttaaggtgatcacatttctccccctttaaagATTTGGTCCACAAATTTTATTAGTTACCTAAAAGAAAGAGATGTAGTCACTTCTAATCCTTTTCCTTATTTAAGGATTTGATCCATAAATTCTATTTACCATAAGAAaagatatgcatatatatatttctcCCTCCTTTCCCTCTAAAGATTTGGTCCACAAAATTGATTTAAGATACTGATACTTCTTTGTCAATAGGaggtattatttaatttatttgaaaaaataattttctttctataatcttagagcattgacATATGAAACACATTATTTGTATTTGTAAGGTTTGGAGGCAAACCCACCCTATAAGCAAttgatcataattcaaaagaatctACATGCATGGGAGTTAATTTACCTTATTGCTTGGAACTGATAATATCCCCTCTTGTTAGAGATCCTTTCAAGAAGAGAGAATCCCCAATTTCGAATTCTCTTTCATTTCACATATGTTTGTTGTAAGTCTGTATTATTAACATTCTCCTGCGATATTATAACATATGCATATCTTCGAATTAACTATGGTTTGGAAGTTTTCATCCGAATAAACTTCCAAATAAATTTGCTATTAAACTAAATATTTAGAGATGCACTCAGTTAAGTATTCATGTCTCAACATCATGATACATTTTAGTACTTCCTAATGTATGTGTTTCGAAAATATTGTTGCTTTAGCAAATGAGGTTTTGAAACATAAAATCAATGGTGGAATATGATTGAACCATCCTCCGGTTGTCAAAGTAAAGTTTTGGTCTCAAACCTTAAGCTATGGGTTGAATGaagaatgcatcttatttttgaCTTTTATTTCATTCTTAGCAGCAAAAGAGATTGCACCATCGAAGAAGAAACAAATGTGTCTTTGAACAAGTAAGCAACTGAATTAGTGACCACGTTAACGTGACTACGATGATAATTGATATTGTAATTATAATCTTTTAGATAAACTTAACTATCCTTATTGccttgtatttatttattttttttatgtaagATATGCTCGAGGTTTTTGTGATATATTAGTATTTCAAGAGTATAACCATATAATAGTTCTCCAAATTTTCAATGTTAAAATTATAGCAAACTCTAAACCATGAGTATAATAATCGATTACTCACttattatgctttaaaccataatCTTGAATTGAAGCAATATTATATACTATAAATTCTTCACCTAGACACACTCGTTAAGATAATTTTTTGTTGTCCGATCAGATCCTTGCTGAGCCAACTAaggtcttcttctgtatctttctTAGTTTGAACTTAGTGTGGCATCAACACGTTCAAATTCAAGATAATTGAATCTTGCAAAATTATATAAGGGTTATTCCAAATAAATACTCGTCCGATGTTTAAGTTAGTTTAGGATTCAAACAATTCGataaagattattagaagtatgTTTTAGTTTACAAGCAACGTACCTATGAGGCATTTTTTTggtgatctcttaagagcatcaaTTTCATGATTAACATTTCTTATATGGAGCTGTTGTACGTTTCTCTTGGCTCTAATTATGATCATATCTTGTTTAGCTCTAAAACATGATAACGATTTAGCCAAGTAAGCTAGATGATGTCAAAGTGTCGATCAAGTAATATCGAGATTTTAGCCCAAGTGACATCGATGTCTCGATCATGTAACATCGAGGTGTGTCAGTCAAGTAACATTCATGTATCGATCAAACAATATTAAGGTAGGGACCAAATGGCTATTAGGTGTCAACTGTAACTTCAATGTTTGTCGATTAAGACCTTACTCAAGTATCAACACTAAttagtttctttttcatttcttacAAGTTTCATTAAAACTTATCATCccaaataaattatatatttttaatataaatattatataaaaaaagagtTGATATTTTTGAAAATCTTCCTATATCCAACCGACCTAATAGACTCTTGATACTAAGGAGGAACTAATATGCTCGATAAATGCAACCTTGTCAAAACAAAAACTACACTACTTCCTTAACTTGGTATACAATTTCTCATGTTACAATCTCAAAAATATCTTAAGGTTCATGCTTTGTCTATCattgaattttatatatatatatatatatacacacacacatttaCTATTGAATTTTATCTCAAAAACAGGGCGAAATAAGCTGCTGAGAAATATTTACTTTTGCATTCACGCAGTTTTGAGACATCTTTTTCTATCCTTCTTTTGCCTCATCCAATGGATAAGGATAGTAACTGGACGAACTGTGTAGACAAAATAGTTGTCTTTTGGATACATCCAACTGTGACACACAAATTCTTCAACTCACGTGAAACATATGGTGAAAGATCAGCATCCAAGTCTGAGAAACCTACCTGTATTTCGATCGAGTCTGCAAAGATGTCTAAATTGTTCAGCCTGATGCTTGTCTCAGAGCTGAGAATGAAGTTTCTGAGACCTCCTCGGTAACCTTCCACTTACCTTCTTTCAAGTTTTGGAATAGATGATGGTGGCTGTGGCTTCTGATCTCTTACAAGACTGAAATCTTTGTGTCAGTTTGATAGACAAAAGGGAAACGCAACCTCTCGCCATGATCAACTTCTGGATTCTCCACAGAAACTAGCTTTGATGGTGTTTCCAGGCTTGGTTAGGAATGCTGGGATGGTTTATCCATTCATATAGGGAAACGCAATCTCTAGTGCTGTAGGAATTCATCAGAACCAGTCGATCACCAGGCTTTGTTAGGTTTGCTGGGGATGGTTTATCCATTACAGATCGTAAGCAGCCACCACCAGCTGACCTCTCCACCATCAGAAGAACAACGTGACATTGTCTCTCACACATGTAACGCGTGCACTCATCTGCTCCCTCCCTCGTGTAGACCATGCAATGGGAGACCAACCTGCAAGTTTCCGCTTGTTTCGGCCTTTTACCTTTTCCTTCTCAGAAGTTGATGGATGACATCAACCGCATGTGCATTCTCTGTGGATCAACaggatttctttctttccttcgttTCCCTTGTTTTGGCTTGACACATTGGACAAGCTTAGTACCTTCGCGACGGGTTTCCTCCATGAACTTAAAAAGTAGTCAACAATTTTGACTTGTAAACTTAGACTATCCAATTTTGTGTTAAATGACCCGGCATGTGCGGTAAATCTCATTTATTGATGCTTATTGTGGCGAGAAGACTCGTGGTCTTCTCTTACCAATGACCAATATTCCCAATTCTTAACTGCTTTTCCTACTCCCCCACCCAAAATTCTACCTGGCTTTTTATAGGTGCCTGTAGCGTAATCCTTTTGTCTTCCTCAATTACTGGGAAGTTCAGTGATGCGTAGGAAGGAAATGGGTGGAAGAAGTGTTTTTGCGAACCATCTTTCACGTTCGTCTCTTTTTTTGCGTATCCCGCGGCGGATGTCCATTGACCGCCACCCGAGTGCGTCTTTGACCATCCCGCCGTCGTCCCGCCCGATCACCATCCTCTCCGTCCATTTACCTATGGCGAGAAATCCTCACCGTTGCCTGCTGGTCCCATCGGTCGTCTGTGTTCCGTGCCTCCTCGCGTGAGACAGTGGTCGGTCGATGGTAACGATGAAGCGTCAGCAGATTAGATGTCAGCGTAAAACATGGGACACGTAGATTCCCATTTATAAACGAGTCCATATTGAAGACGTGGCTAATAGAGCGTGGAAAATTCGACGTTTCCAATCGGAGAGTTGATAGAGAATCCCTCAGCCATCTCTTTATATAGAGCGCTCCGACTCGGAAACGTCGCTCGGCTCCCCCTCTTCTTCTTCGAACCCCAATCCTGGTGTTTGTCCGGCGACAAAGGAGAGGATTTTTGGTATAAAGATCAGCTTTTCGCTGTGACACGATGCGGGCCGCTTGCTCTCGGACTATTGATATGGCGATCCCCTTTCCACATCTCCTCCACCACGACCGGTCCCAACCAGCGGCGCCCCCGCCTACCTGCGCCGCCCGGTCCCAGGACGAGTTGAAGCGCGTCGCCGCCCACCGTGCCGTGGAGTTCGTGCAGTCAGGCATGGTCCTCGGCCTTGGCACGGGCTCCACTGCCGCCCACGCCCTCGACCGCATCGGCGACCTTCTACGCTGCGGTGCCCTCCGGGACATCGTCGGCATCCCGACCTCCGAGTGGGCAGCCGCCCGCGCCGCGGCCGCCGGCATCCCCCTCTCCGACCTCAACGCCCACCCCGTGGTGGACCTCTCCATCGACGGGGCCGACGAGGTAGACCCGGCCCTCAACCTCGTGAAGGGCCGCGGCGGGTCCCTGCTCCGTGAGAAGATGGTGGAAGGCGCCAGTCGCCGCTTTGTCGTCATCGTCGATGAGTCCAAGCTGGTGCCCCGCCTCGGGGCGAGCGGCCTCGCCGTCCCCGTGGAGGTTATTCCTTTTGGCTGGGCCCTCACCCTCCGTCGTCTCCGGAGCCTCTTCGAGGGCATGCCCGGCTTCAATCTCAAGCTCAGAACCGCCGCCACCGACGCCAAAGCCAACAGCTTCGATGAGAACGTGTTCGAACCGGAGGCATTTGTGACGGACAACAAGAATTACATTGTGGATATGTTCTTCGAGGATGGGATCCATGGTGATCTCAATCTGATCAGTGACGAGATTCTAAGGATCACCGGGGTGGTGGAGCACGGGATGTTCCTCGGATTGGCATCATCAGTGATCGTGGCGAGGAAGGATGGTGGGGTGGCGATGATGGAGAAGAAATTAAATGGTATATAAGTGCAATATCTTACTTCTAGTTAGGCTAATTAAATTATGTTGTTCCCTTTGGTATCAAGGGAAGAAATCAAGATTACTTTGTGGCAATTAAATTGTTGTAGGCTGAAGAGTCAtcaaacaaatggagaatgtctcCATGAAACATTGGCTGTTAAGAGCCAAAATTGATAAGATTTTAGTGTGACCCAAATGTCCGATGAATTAATTAATTGTTCGGTTCCATTTATACATTTGGGGACTAATGAAATCAAGCCTTACTTAATTTCCCATTGTCTTGCACCATGGTGGACGCTTTGCAATACTTGCAGTGAGCCCTTTTCGAGTATGATGGATGATGTCGAGTAAGCTCTTGTTATGCACCGAAACTTCTGATGACGCATTTGGTTCTCAAGACATTCTAAAACCAACCTTCCTGCAATGGTACCTTAAACACATGCTATCATCCTAGCCAAGGACTACGTAGAAAAGAAAGTAGGCAATCtttctcctaattgggttggaacGATGCCTAAAGCTGACAGCATTATTTGACTCACCAGGTAGGGTCTGCAATCTGCTAGTTTGAACTAGGTTCCAAGCCGAGGAGGGTTCTCAAGCTTAACTAATACTAAGACATCAGCAAACTGGTTCACATCAAAATCTAATCAATTGATCGAGGCACGGTAGCAAGTTTGAGTTAATATTGCACACAAAGGGGACGCTGGGAGAAAGAGACAGATACCCTGGACGATCCAAAATACAAGGATGGTCAGTAGAAGCCATGCCTGACGTCTCTGTTCAACTGCATGATTTGGCACCAATCAATTTGATTCCAAACAGTAGGAAACGTGGATTTGCAAAGTCGGCACTGCCCCTTCTAATCTTTTCCAAAGTCGGCACTGTAATGGGCACTTGACTCCAGTTTCTTTGCTTCATTCAGTTTTCTAACAGCCTGAAACACACAAAGAGTGAAAAGGTTAGACAACTAAATTTAGCAAtgaagcagcaaaaatggctatTCAGTGAAACACTCCAGATTCCTGTGTAATTGTAGGATAGTGATCCTTATGTGCTAATTGTTCTACACTTCTTGGTGCATCGATGAACTTCAACATACTGTCAATTTGTGTACAAAAGCAAACAAAAACAAATTATGTTGTTTGTTGCACAATGCGGCTCCAAAATACAATAGCTAGAATGGTATTTTTTTAACCTCTCTTCCAATTCATGTATCTAATAAAACTATACAAAAAAGAACTAGTTCCTACATTGAGTTGTAAAAGATTCACCTGAAACAAAGTTGACACAAAAGATAGATACCATCAAGCAAGTATTAGTATCCCCACCCGGCCTACcaaggaagaataagaaaaagaatcTTTACCTTCATGAAGTCCTCGTGAATGACATAGTCACGTTCTGCACGAATAGCCGCCATTCCAGCTTCAGTGCAGACATTCCGCAGATCAGCACCATTGAAACCCTGAAATCAGAAAGCGATGTCCAAATCATAAAGCAAATGATATGAGGACCATAATCCATGAAGCTTCTCAAAAGATAAAATAGATACTCACTTCTGCAAGTTTTACAACTGCTTCATAGTCTATCTCACCATGTTTGGCTATACCAGCAGCATGAATTTTCAGAACCTCCATCCTTGCTTGTTCATTTGGTAATGGTATCTCTATCTTCCTGTCTAACCGGCCAGGACGAAGAAGTGCTGGATCCAGAACGTCAGGACGATTTGTCGCCATGATCATTTTAACCTAGTAGACATTGAGGAAAAAACACAAAACCTAATGGTAAATATTATGTATAGTGAATGAGATGACGTGACTGAATAATAGATCCAGTTGTACAGTTCTAAATTTATGAAAGGAAGTGAGCATATAATTGGTAATGAAACAGTGGTATTTAACAACAATAATAACCTATGGATACGCAAGCACATTCAATGGACACTTGACTGCTGATAGAAAAAAACCTGTTTGGGATAACACAAATAGCAGAGCCTTTTGCATCAAACTTATGCATATGCATCCCCAGTATCTATTGGCTTGTTCAGTAGAACTGTTCGATCATTTACAGGCTGATGAAAATAAATTCAGGGAGAAATGATCTCCCAAAATTTACAAAGAAAAAATTGTCACCAAACTATAATAAATAGATTACAATCATGAAATTACCAACAAGACAGCCTTGGTGACTTACAATGCACCATATAATATGGGAGAAGAGTTTCTTTTCATGAAAATCTCAGAGTCACACAAAATTCTGTTTAAAGATATGTCTAGAACTCCCCAAGCACAATTAATGGTTAATGGATCTCCCAACATCTATAACCAAAATATAACTCAAAGATGAATACAACTTATAATGCTATTGCTGATCTTAGAAATACACTTGGTAATGATACAAAcaaaaaaatactaataatacATTCTGAACTAAACGTGTCAATCTCCAAGGAATGCAAAATAACATTCAACCTGAGATACTTTTAATTGTGTCATAATCTCCTTGCTGTCCTTATAAATAACAACAGTTGGGTACAGAACATTTTGAAGAAGTTGTAGAGGAAGGTACCTTTCCAAGCTGATCAAATCCATCCAGCTGATTCAGAAGTTCCATTAATGTCCGTTGTATTTCACGATCTGCGCTGGTTCCCTCACTAAAACGACGCCCACCTATGGCATCAATCTCATCCatgaaaatgatgcatggcttcaTAATATGAGAGGAAAAATAGTGTAAGTAAAATAGCATAAGTGCCATTATAACATAAAACTTAATATATCATAGTAGAATTTATCACATGCAACAGAAAAGTAAAAAACAAGATACAGGAGAGGATGCACAAAATCTATTGTTTTAATTGAAAAGGCCAAAAACCAAAAGACAAAAGAACAATACTTGGTGGTCACGAGCATAATTAAACATTTCCCTGATCAAACGAGCACTTTCACCAATATATttgtcaataatagcacttgataCAACCTGCAAAAAGAATTGTTTATAAATCTATAAATCCCCAAGAtaacatttatttttaatctttataAAGAATGAAGCTGTACCTTCAAAAAGTTGGCATCGATATTACTTGCAATTGCCCTGGCCAACAAAGTTTTTCCAGTTCCAGGAGGTCCATAAAGAAGAACACCCTGAAATGTTTTTAGAAGCTTTAAAGCTAACATAGACTATGTGAAATGTGTAGTATGATTCTTCACCAATTTAACAAGTTGTTTAAAATAGCATATTTATGTAAGTTCATTTCATACATCCAGAAACAAGTATATCACATTGAGAGGCCAAAATTCCAAAAGGTGCCATCAACAAGCCTAACAATTACCTTTGGAGGTTTAATCCCAACTCTGAGAAAAAGCTCTGGATTCATGAGAGGGAGCTCAATGGATTCCCTCAGTTCCCGAATCTGATCAGACAATCCACCTACAGCAGAATAGCTGACATTGCCAGGATCTTCATGAAGCATGTTATACACAACTGGATCAACCTGGGAAGAAAAGTAACAACAAATGGATACTTTTGTTTTGAGAATAAACAAAAACGGAAGTCTAAGTTGACAACAATCTCCAGGTGTTCATTTGTTTACTCTTGAAAATCCTAGAACTCATTATTGCACTTGAGTACCTCACGTGGAAGAATGCGCATGATGGTAAGGGTAGTCATGTCAAGAACAACACGCGTTCcagctgtcaaattctctttgtcCACCTTACTTCGGCAACCAACAACATATCTCGGGCCACTACTAGCTTTCACTATAACtgataaaaaaaggaaaacaatgaTTCAAAGTTAAAACAACCGTGCAAGAAATCAACACATAAAGATCGTCACAAACAAAGGACAATCGCACTATATGAcaaacattttcaaatataacagaaTCATATGTTTGCATTGGTTGGAACACAAAATCTGACAAAAATGTATAATCTGATAAACAGTTTTAAGAATGCTTAGACCTGTAACAGTGaatgaatttataaatcataagatCCAAAAGAATAGACTTCTTTGGGAACAACACAATTTTTATCCTTCAGAATGCTTAGATACCGAACTAATTAAGATTCTTTATTGAAGTGAGCATCCTGCACCAGATGCACAAGATCCAAACAAATTAACATTAATAGTGGGCATCTGATACCAGATACACTATATCCAGCATGGCAATCACATGACATTGATTGATTATGTGTATGGTGATGGAATTCACAAACAGTCAACTTAGGCTTCGCAATGTTCGTTTCAAACATCAAAGGAGAACAATGAGGTATCAAGGAAAATACTTGTAAGTAGTATGCATGTTTTATTTTAACAGAACTGACCCCCAGATACTACATTTTCCACGCCCAACCTAGCATGATCAATAAACAATTGCCAGGATTTCTTTTTGAATGATGATTTAAGAGAAAATACCTCAtttcatcaaaatattattataaaatttcaaaCATAAAGTCTAATTAAAGCTTCAAAGATAgtaaatattattttgttttacacTTAAAAGTTAAACTACATAATcaattttttaatgatatttcatATACTTAATTATCAAGTAATTTAATATAAAACATGGAAAGATTTTAACAGATCACAATCACAGTTGATcaatacaaaataaaataatcaaattGGATCTGATGATCAAAGGTATTTATTTTACCCAAAATATATACACCTATTTGTCAAAATCTGATAGCATCCTTACAGATACTTTACAGCAATATCATTCCAAATTTTATTTAAAGATCCTAACCACTAAATCATAAGATCCTCGAAGCATAAGCTCTAGGAACTTTACCTGAACTAAGCAATTGGGTCATGAAAGATAAGTCCCTTGTGAACATGCATCAGCCTAGAAAATGTTTATAATGCATTACTAAAATTAACTCGAACCTACAATGTACTAGAGATTACAATAAA
Coding sequences within:
- the LOC135641828 gene encoding probable ribose-5-phosphate isomerase 2; translated protein: MRAACSRTIDMAIPFPHLLHHDRSQPAAPPPTCAARSQDELKRVAAHRAVEFVQSGMVLGLGTGSTAAHALDRIGDLLRCGALRDIVGIPTSEWAAARAAAAGIPLSDLNAHPVVDLSIDGADEVDPALNLVKGRGGSLLREKMVEGASRRFVVIVDESKLVPRLGASGLAVPVEVIPFGWALTLRRLRSLFEGMPGFNLKLRTAATDAKANSFDENVFEPEAFVTDNKNYIVDMFFEDGIHGDLNLISDEILRITGVVEHGMFLGLASSVIVARKDGGVAMMEKKLNGI
- the LOC103980147 gene encoding 26S proteasome regulatory subunit 10B homolog A, producing MSEAEEAVRRRNALSEYRKQLLNCKEIESRIRAVKDKLKAARKEFTKTEDDLKSLQSVGQIIGEVLRPLDNERFIVKASSGPRYVVGCRSKVDKENLTAGTRVVLDMTTLTIMRILPREVDPVVYNMLHEDPGNVSYSAVGGLSDQIRELRESIELPLMNPELFLRVGIKPPKGVLLYGPPGTGKTLLARAIASNIDANFLKVVSSAIIDKYIGESARLIREMFNYARDHQPCIIFMDEIDAIGGRRFSEGTSADREIQRTLMELLNQLDGFDQLGKVKMIMATNRPDVLDPALLRPGRLDRKIEIPLPNEQARMEVLKIHAAGIAKHGEIDYEAVVKLAEGFNGADLRNVCTEAGMAAIRAERDYVIHEDFMKAVRKLNEAKKLESSAHYSADFGKD